The following are from one region of the Accipiter gentilis unplaced genomic scaffold, bAccGen1.1, whole genome shotgun sequence genome:
- the LOC126036829 gene encoding olfactory receptor 14C36-like, which yields MLHTQRQQMSNGSSITQFLLLAFADMRELQLLHFWLFLGIYLAALLANGLIITTVACDHRLHTPMNFFLLNLSLLDLGSISTTVPKAMANSLWDTRAISYAGCAAQVFLFIFLISAEYFLLTVMAYDRYVAICKPLHYGTLLGSRACVHMAAAAWGSGFLAAVLHTASTFSLPLCRGNAVDQFFCEIPQILKLACSDAYLREAGVLVVAVCFGFGCFVFILLSYVQIFRAVLRIPSEQGRHKAFSMCLPHLAVVSLFLSTVMFAYLKPPSISSPSLDLAVAVLYSVVPPAVNPLIYSMRNHEIKDALRKLITGCF from the exons a TGCTCCAcacccagaggcagcagatgtccaatggcagctccatcacccagttcctcctcctggcatttgcagacatgcgggagctgcagctcttgcacttctggctcttcctgggcatctacctggctgccctcctggccaacggcctcatcatcaccacagtagcctgtgaccaccgcctccacacacccatgaacttcttcctcctcaacctctccctccttgacttgggctccatctccaccactgtccccaaagccatggccaactccctctgggacaccagggccatctcctatgcaggatgcgctgcacaggtctttctgttcatctttttgatctcagcagagtatttccttctcactgtcatggcctatgaccgctacgttgccatctgcaaacccctgcactacgggaccctcctgggcagcagagcttgtgtccacatggcagcagctgcctggggcagtgggtttctcgctgctgtgctgcacactgccagtACATTTTCACTACCTCTCTGCcgaggcaatgctgtggaccagttcttctgcgaaatcccccagatcctcaagctcgcctgctcagatgcctacctcagggaagctggggtacttgtagttgctgtctgttttggatttgggtgttttgttttcattttgctgtcctatgtgcagatcttcagggcggtactgaggatcccctctgagcagggacggcacaaagccttttccatgtGCCTCCCTCACCTCGCTGTGGTCTCCTTGTTTCTCAGCACTGTCatgtttgcctacctgaagcccccctccatctcctcgccatccctggacctggcggtagcagttctgtactcagtggtgcctccagccgtgaaccccctcatctacagcatgagaaaccatgagatcaaggatgccctgaggAAACTAATCACTGGATGCTTTTGA